A genomic region of Novipirellula aureliae contains the following coding sequences:
- a CDS encoding four helix bundle protein, producing MMTEPVFDHDRLDVYRLAIDYVALSFNVTGSLDGLHRHARDQWLRAAQSIPLNIAEGNGKRSLKDRNRFLDIARGSALECAAIEDVLAATEGLNDARHRELKSLLKRIVSMLTRLIARGESVSESPVEYEYEYREAEYEYDGVDEPEPSIAPESATTSCGIPKPIGPTR from the coding sequence ACTCGACGTTTATCGCCTCGCGATCGATTACGTCGCATTGTCGTTCAACGTCACCGGATCGCTGGACGGTCTTCATCGCCACGCCCGAGACCAATGGCTACGCGCCGCGCAATCGATTCCGCTGAACATCGCTGAGGGCAACGGCAAACGTAGCCTCAAGGATCGCAATCGCTTTCTCGACATTGCCCGTGGATCGGCATTGGAATGTGCTGCCATTGAGGATGTGCTTGCCGCGACCGAAGGATTGAACGACGCACGTCATCGCGAACTCAAATCACTGCTCAAGCGGATCGTATCGATGCTCACTCGTCTGATAGCTCGCGGCGAATCGGTGTCCGAGTCGCCCGTCGAGTACGAGTACGAGTACCGCGAGGCTGAGTACGAGTACGATGGCGTGGACGAGCCAGAACCATCGATTGCACCGGAGTCGGCCACGACGTCTTGCGGAATACCAAAACCAATCGGGCCGACCCGGTGA